A genomic region of Capra hircus breed San Clemente chromosome 21, ASM170441v1, whole genome shotgun sequence contains the following coding sequences:
- the GABRG3 gene encoding gamma-aminobutyric acid receptor subunit gamma-3, whose protein sequence is MTIYFELSRRMGYFTIQTYIPCILTVVLSWVSFWIKKDATPARTALGITTVLTMTTLSTIARKSLPRVSYVTAMDLFVTVCFLFVFAALMEYATLNYYSSCRKPPTTKKKTSLLHADSSRWIHERISLQAPSNYSLLDMRPPPPVTVTLNNSVYWQELEDTCVYECLDGKDCQSFFCCYEECKSGSWRKGHIHIDILELDSYSRVFFPTSFLLFNLVYWVGYLYL, encoded by the exons ATGACTATATATTTTGAATTGAGTAGAAGAATGGGATACTTCACTATTCAAACATATATTCCTTGTATACTGACTGTGGTTTTATCCTGGGTATCATTCTGGATCAAAAAAGATGCTACACCAGCAAGAACAGCATTAG GCATCACCACGGTGCTGACCATGACCACGCTCAGCACCATAGCCAGGAAGTCCTTGCCCCGCGTTTCCTACGTGACTGCCATGGACCTTTTCGTGACTGTGTGCTTCTTATTTGTCTTTGCTGCTCTGATGGAGTACGCTACCCTCAACTACTATTCAAGCTGCAGAAAACCACCTACCACTAAGAAAAAAACATCG TTACTACATGCAGATTCCTCGAGATGGATTCATGAAAGGATAAGCCTACAAGCCCCGTCT AACTATTCTCTCCTTGACATGAGGCCACCACCACCTGTAACAGTTACTCTAAACAATTCCGTGTACTGGCAGGAATTAGAAGATACCTGTGTCTATGAGTGTTTGGATGGCAAAGACTGTCAGAGTTTCTTCTGCTGCTATGAAGAATGCAAATCAGGATCTTGGAGAAAAGGACATATTCACATAGACATCTTGGAACTGGACTCATATTCACGGGTCTTTTTCCCTACATCATTCCTGCTCTTCAACTTGGTTTATTGGGTGGGATACCTCTATCTCTAA